A single region of the Oreochromis niloticus isolate F11D_XX linkage group LG19, O_niloticus_UMD_NMBU, whole genome shotgun sequence genome encodes:
- the zfyve26 gene encoding zinc finger FYVE domain-containing protein 26 isoform X2, with the protein MHPFGCEAETSLQDLFEYFKRCLQHGEWELARACVPQLVNSEGGLSENLRDIIKAIVSHPYSLKWESVGSPHRLAWFWLQVLEKWTEEQVSPNVRRELEFLLLLEELGSEGIPETVLKELQHAFLDKQSELKVVESSRTTAATVETCLLTLLEKKKPRLAQSLAHFLQECTEDHTLQNAFIQHLIRKLRRPENVEEWVEEIYAVLAVMPWSSRRSDGQLEALCEALWAARVGPLKEERILSSLLRPQCDALVSTYCSTALRLQRDHLLRSSPHTQVELPEAEQLTISLCCHKDRPSIWKTIYFECLSSGKHFLEQVLVTALDLIKHEEFSQLKNLLQLEFQPLSRLLLLLGWTQCHSLSSAQKLLSILHKEQAAANDSVLQEFSNLLSTQLGILEWCKNNNPGISMEALLAQLHTLDNHSALYILHSLTPLAQFEERRILDLLQQLPNLPEAEGAGAVGTLSPVVQRNIVLFQGFCAMKYAIYALCVNAHKYSNCTKCDPMQQYQPSDAEKDQNKTSASSEDCHLVFQHYLSECQLYLEAVPAMFRLELLENIFSLLFLSTSDFAQQSQKDANSNQNVGNDTCFPNTGNKNTDSENKGQMDNTEERKKGKQKLCSSPVAAHSSHLDLGHFIQGCKGFLVDVTGMEGFLKLLKEGLEGMCVVGQQDGQEEGRALPREAEAAATLGCSVTAESFGSRLQRLTKRTAEAQWRLQIITSNQGTGNGSESPLTTSTVGCTVTPLGPHKSSSLRRRRKPGRHSIERHSSTEKHNGEVSTSTSDGGGGMTTGSVELEFCPCGGPHSWLVPAMLSPPESLLMSCVRRGNFMEAHQVSVVFDLEASACCGELVFMERYKEVLVELAQVEQKMESQSMSSSSSSSEGLGTAAGSGTGRSRLGSSGRSTLQAIGSAAAAGVAFYSISDIADRLLSTPAHKLPSLEEGYWLSHYSSDASGLLYTLLEELSPAAMAAFDLACCHCQLWKTSRQLLDTAERRLNSSLEGRGVIVDLKVPHSEGICGFPMVLQQISKILNHSTANKSSIKTAVGEDQVFASPFGCCIQEVLLCCYPTLSEEFISARLSLVQRLENTLHNLSAATDGTEGSVGSALLALLVEQASLKQSELDVHPVRSSMKQLLRSLDSLCPFEPDRDLSRPDYVRSFFDYINTLASVLVRSLSSEDQNTEVKLGNPLLVLLQAPFQLLSHLLFDRQVSPDKVLSLLEQEGLRLSIQKVIVQRCCEALPLWISCPDDGKESDEAIKEDGVFGVAALSNLLQRHAQDHMTILGLAESQSDVSSESDASVEDHSSTPTNLSTSPPSSSSSSSSSSLNSFLLTPSALSFLKSRSPLLATLTCLSACKGETARTQSSGWSGYFRSGRKEVVLDGEQISREADNLLREFPILQAYLHTMAEPVLGMSLSENEESSVGFGAVVCGKPLISLLLSGPQEVAAQGVAADAFQKALASRDLSRALSLLELYGQSCSQEGALRDRLLACAALEDGDEGIGHLFRVQDPNLRARVALQALERWPLLACLELLEFCLNDPSTETSLKTDLELKKKELDLYHQMLNLQPSLPWGTWQELRNESKTNSEWVLSMILEAKEFHLCAQWTELYPVSDQLRLQLQTEHLLHLLEKEQTNEAFQLLDGLSDFAAGLDVCERALDRRPGLDACHFLADYLTLHFQRQVSPARRQYIHALHLGSKVLLTLPPAARQDYFPLLSDPLLMLEQLLMNLKVDWADVAVRTLRSLLVGQEAGFSTEDIDTLLEDYARKALDFSCAPRERTRSDSVISLQEALIQCPAQDSSLSSSRVESPAPSRSSTPTHTASGSSTDREKDRGSAGKKRHSPAQFQPPDQPPARKDWVPDTQQHVCMVCKRERFTMFNRRHHCRRCGRLVCNACSEKKMPVDGCPGEEVRVCDQCYTYFHPDTDDELEPAEAVDGSPVVTEQSLDGMLHLPEVVHRQFLLSTNPAQNQNLRSEFYYEQAPSAYLCVAILSLHSDQTACGHQLISHCRSLSRKLTNPEVDACLLTDIMRRLLFSAKLMFVKVGRSHDLALCDSYISKVDVLKILVTANYKYVPSLDDILETSAVTRLRNQLLEAEHYQLAVEVSTKSGLDPGGVWQAWGMASLKAGNLSGAREKFARCLKPPVDRNQLNSGPLLLQEIVQHLETMVRPSLAMSNGEDILASLRELEDALCEVSPVERPEGLMQNSVLHQECLYYLNAYGTHLGLISFYMRHDCVTEALTYLLKRECPEEVFLEGVLQPSLERGHLSKLQGILEKQDPSLETCSRYLIASCQFLQRRGYYHSLYQFQQFMTDHVRAAMTCIRFFTHRASSYLQLGEKQRWLVRAKEHLRTYLQEQQGRGSGRRRSQPNSFRKMMSSSDVSRHMNTIELQLEVTRFLHRCENAAASKASQTNPSAPSSLPTLFGGSPMKVEVACKVMLGGKNIEEGFGIAYRVIQDFQLEAQAVYVRAGQWLIRRKQYASVRQLLKCVGESGTATKNDCDALILNYISCAEKGPADAKELESLILEIKNTESKIKAFLMCSKLRPAYLLAVKLETSRAGPLVQDVLQAAEGAQDSVMQNICRQWLAEHNKSSQPRQGRTR; encoded by the exons ATGCATCCCTTTGGCTGTGAAGCCGAGACATCGCTTCAGGATCTGTTTGAGTACTTCAAGAGGTGCCTGCAGCATGGAGAATGGGAGCTGGCGAGGGCCTGTGTGCCACAGCTGGTTAACTCTGAGGGAGGACTTTCCGAAAATTTACGGGACATAATCAAGGCTATTGTCAGCCATCCTTACAGCTTAAA ATGGGAGTCAGTAGGGAGTCCACATAGACTGGCTTGGTTTTGGCTGCAGGTCTTGGAGAAATGGACAGAAGAACAG GTTTCTCCTAATGTCAGAAGAGAGCTGGAGTTTTTGTTACTTCTGGAGGAACTGGGGTCAGAGGGCATACCCGAGACTGTTCTCAAG GAGTTGCAACATGCTTTCTTGGATAAACAGTCTGAGCTAAAGGTGGTGGAGAGTTCAAGAACAACTGCTGCTACTGTTGAGACTTGTTTGTTAACCctgttggagaaaaaaaagccaagACTCGCTCAATCTTTAGCACATTTCTTACAG GAATGCACAGAGGACCATACTCTGCAGAATGCATTCATCCAGCACTTGATAAGGAAACTGAGAAGGCCAGAGAATGTGGAGGAGTGGGTGGAGGAGATATACGCTGTGTTGGCTGTGATGCCATGGAGCTCCCGTAGAAGCGATGGGCAGTTGGAGGCACTTTGTGAAGCACTGTGGGCAGCCAGAGTGGGCCCCCTGAAAGAGGAGAGGATCCTCAGCTCCTTGCTTCGCCCTCAATGTGACGCACTTGTCTCGACATACTGCTCTACTGCTCTCAGGCTGCAGAGAGATCATCTGCTGAGGAGCTCACCTCACACACAAG TTGAGCTGCCTGAAGCAGAGCAACTTACCATCAGTTTATGTTGCCACAAAGACCGTCCATCCATTTGGAAGACCATCTACTTTGAGTGCCTTAGTAGTGGAAAGCACTTCCTGGAGCAAGTCTTG GTTACTGCACTTGACCTCATTAAACACGAGGAATTCAGTCAGCTGAAAAACCTGCTGCAGCTGGAGTTCCAGCCCTTGTCccgtctgctgctgctgctgggatgGACTCAGTGTCACAGTCTGAGCTCAGCTCAAAAGCTGCTCAGCATCCTTCACAAAGAGCAG GCAGCAGCCAATGACTCAGTTCTACAAGAGTTTTCTAATCTTTTGTCAACTCAGCTTGGAATACTTGAatggtgtaaaaataacaatcc AGGGATTTCCATGGAGGCATTGTTGGCACAGCTTCACACTCTGGACAACCACTCAGCCCTCTATATCTTGCATTCTCTGACTCCTTTGGCTCAGTTTGAAGAACGCAGGATATTAGATCTATTACAGCAACTGCCAAATTTACCAGAAGCAG AGGGTGCTGGGGCAGTTGGCACTCTCAGCCCTGTTGTACAAAGAAACATAGTTTTGTTCCAGGGGTTCTGTGCCATGAAGTATGCCATCTATGCACTCTGTGTGAATGCACATAAATACTCAAACTGCACCAAGTGTGATCCCATGCAGCAGTACCAGCCCTCTGATGCAGAAAAGGACCAAAATAAAACCTCAGCTTCCTCAGAAG ATTGCCATTTGGTGTTCCAACACtacctgtctgagtgtcagcTCTATCTGGAGGCAGTGCCGGCCATGTTCCGCTTGGAGCTCCTGGAAAATatcttctctcttctctttctgtcCACCAGTGACTTTGCTCAGCAGAGtcaaaaagatgcaaactcaaaTCAGAATGTAGGGAATGACACTTGCTTTCCAAATACAGGAAACAAAAATACAGATTCAGAAAACAAAGGACAGATGGATAACactgaggagagaaaaaaggggAAGCAGAAGCTATGCTCAAGTCCAGTAGCAGCCCACTCTAGTCACCTGGACCTCGGACACTTTATCCAGGGCTGCAAGGGGTTTCTGGTTGATGTGACTGGCATGGAGGGATTTTTAAAGCTGTTGAAGGAAGGACTGGAGGGAATGTGTGTAGTGGGTCAGCAGGATGGACAAGAGGAAGGAAGAGCATTGCCTCGAGAAGCAGAGGCAGCTGCAACTTTGGGCTGCTCGGTGACTGCTGAGTCATTTGGGTCACGCTTGCAGAGGTTGACCAAACGCACTGCAGAGGCTCAGTGGAGGCTGCAGATTATTACCAGCAACCAGGGCACTGGAAATG GTTCAGAAAGTCCTCTTACGACATCAACAGTAGGCTGTACTGTCACTCCTCTGGGACCCCACAAGAGTTCAAGCCTGAGGAGGCGAAGGAAACCAGGAAGGCATAGCATAGAGAGACACTCctccacagaaaaacacaatggAGAAGTCAGCACAAGCACATCAG ATGGTGGAGGAGGAATGACAACAGGCTCTGTGGAATTGGAGTTTTGTCCATGTGGAGGTCCCCACAGTTGGCTGGTTCCTGCCATGTTGTCCCCTCCAGAGTCTCTGCTAATGTCCTGCGTCCGACGAGGAAACTTCATGGAAGCTCATCAG GTGTCTGTGGTGTTTGATCTGGAGGCGTCTGCCTGTTGTGGCGAGCTGGTGTTCATGGAGCGCTACAAAGAAGTCCTGGTGGAGTTGGCACAGGTGGAGCAAAAGATGGAGAGTCAATCCATGTCTtcatcctcatcttcatcaGAGGGCTTGGGGACAGCAGCTGGGTCAGGCACAGGGAGGAGTCGGCTGGGCAGTAGTGGCCGATCGACACTGCAGGCCATTggaagtgctgctgctgcag GAGTGGCTTTCTACTCCATCTCAGACATAGCAGACCGTCTCCTCAGCACCCCTGCTCACAAACTGCCCTCACTGGAGGAAGGCTACTGGCTAAGTCACTACTCTTCAGATGCCTCTGGCCTTCTTTACACATTGCTGGAGGAGCTCAGTCCAGCAGCCATGGCTGCTTTTGACCTGGCGTGTTGCCACTGTCAGCTCTGGAAGACATCTCGACAGCTGCTGGACACAGCTGAACGCAGACTCAACAGCAGCCTGGAGGGTCGAG GAGTAATAGTTGACCTTAAAGTGCCTCATTCTGAGGGGATCTGTGGATTTCCCATGGTATTACAACAGATCAGCAAGATCCTAAATCATTCAACCGCCAATAAAAGTTCTATAAAAACAG CTGTTGGGGAAGACCAGGTGTTTGCCAGCCCATTTGGTTGCTGCATCCAGGAAGTACTGCTCTGTTGCTATCCAACACTGAGTGAAGAATTTATTTCTGCTCGGCTTAGTCTGGTGCAGCGTTTGGAAAACACTTTGCACAATCTGAGTGCTGCTACAGATGGCACAG AGGGCAGTGTGGGCAGCGCTCTACTGGCACTTCTGGTGGAGCAGGCCAGTCTGAAGCAGTCAGAACTGGATGTTCATCCGGTGCGCTCCAGCATGAAGCAGCTACTTCGTTCTCTTGACAGCCTCTGTCCCTTCGAGCCAGATAGAGACCTTAGCAGACCAGATTATGTCCGCAGTTTCTTTGACTACATCAACACACTAGCATCTGTGTTAGTGCGTAGCCTCAGTTCAGAAG ACCAGAACACTGAAGTGAAGCTTGGGAACCCACTGCTAGTGTTGCTTCAAGCCCCATTTCAACTTCTCTCTCACCTGCTGTTTGACCGACAAGTATCTCCTGACAA AGTACTGTCCTTGCTGGAACAGGAAGGGCTGCGACTGAGCATCCAAAAAGTGATTGTTCAGCGATGCTGTGAGGCTCTTCCTCTGTGGATCTCCTGTCCAGATGATGGAAAAGAGTCAGATGAGGCGATTAAAGAAGATGGTGTGTTTGGTGTTGCTGCGTTGTCTAACCTACTCCAACGCCATGCTCAGGATCACATGACAATTCTGGGACTTGCCGAGTCTCAGTCTGATGTGAGCTCTGAGTCTGACGCCTCAGTGGAGGATCATTCTTCTACACCCACTAACCTCTCCACATCTCCACCCTCGTCGTCAtcatcctcttcttcttcctccttgaATTCTTTTCTTCTCACACCATCGGCTCTGTCTTTCCTTAAGTCACGCTCCCCTTTACTGGCCACACTGACATGTTTAAGCGCCTGTAAAGGAGAAACTGCCCGGACACAATCTTCTGGATGGTCTGGATATTTCCGCAGCGGACGTAAAGAAGTTGTCTTAGATGGTGAGCAGATTTCTCGTGAAGCTGATAACCTCCTGAGGGAGTTCCCTATTCTCCAGGCTTACCTTCACACCATGGCTGAACCAGTGCTGGGCATGTCATTAAGCGAGAATGAGGAAAGCTCCGTTGGATTTGGGGCAGTTGTCTGCGGGAAACCGCTCATCAGTCTCCTGCTGTCTGGGCCGCAAGAAGTTGCCGCTCAGGGTGTTGCTGCTGACGCCTTCCAGAAGGCTCTTGCCTCCAGAGACCTGAGCCGAGCCCTCAGTCTGCTGGAGCTGTATGGGCAGAGTTGCAGCCAGGAGGGGGCGCTAAGAGACCGCTTGCTTGCATGTGCTGCTTTAGAAG ATGGAGATGAAGGTATAGGTCATCTGTTCCGAGTACAGGACCCTAATCTGCGAGCCCGTGTTGCCCTCCAGGCTCTGGAGCGGTGGCCACTGTTGGCCTGCCTGGAGCTGCTCGAGTTTTGCCTTAATGACCCGAGCACAGAGACCTCACTGAAAACAGATCTAGAGCTCAAGAAGAAAGAACTGGACCTTTACCACCAG ATGCTGAATTTACAGCCTTCGTTGCCCTGGGGCACTTGGCAGGAGCTGAGAAATGAATCCAAGACAAACTCTGAGTGGGTGTTATCTATGATACTCGAGGCAAAG GAATTTCATCTTTGTGCACAGTGGACAGAGCTGTATCCTGTATCAGATCAGCTGAGACTGCAGCTGCAAACTGAGCATTTGCTTCATCTACTGGAAAAGGAACAGACAAATGAGGCTTTTCAG TTACTCGACGGGCTCTCAGATTTTGCAGCTGGTCTAGATGTTTGCGAGCGTGCCCTCGATCGTCGCCCTGGACTGGATGCATGCCACTTCCTGGCAGACTACCTCACCCTACATTTCCAGAGGCAGGTGTCTCCTGCACGTCGCCAATACATCCACGCGCTTCATCTGGGCTCTAAG GTGTTGCTGACTCTGCCTCCAGCTGCCAGGCAGGACTACTTCCCCTTGCTGTCAGATCCCCTGCTCATGCTCGAGCAGCTGTTGATGAATCTGAAGGTAGACTGGGCTGATGTGGCGGTGCGGACCCTGCGGAGCTTGTTGGTTGGCCAGGAGGCTGGCTTCAGCACTGAGGACATTGATACGCTTCTGGAAGACTACGCCCGCAAGGCTCTCGACTTCTCCTGCGCCCCCAGAGAGAGGACTCGGTCTG ATTCTGTAATCAGTCTTCAGGAAGCGCTAATACAGTGTCCTGCACAAGACAGCTCGCTCTCTTCCAGTCGAGTTGAATCGCCAGCACCCTCCAGAA GCAGTACCCCTACACACACAGCCTCGGGaagcagcacagacagagagaaggaCCGTGGTTCAGCAGGGAAAAAACGTCACTCACCTGCACAGTTCCAGCCTCCAGATCAACCCCCAGCCCGCAAAGACTGGGTTCCAGACACCCAGCAGCATGTGTGCATGGTTTGCAAGCGTGAGAGGTTCACCATG TTCAACAGACGTCATCATTGTCGGAGATGTGGCCGTCTTGTTTGTAATGCGTGTTCGGAAAAGAAGATGCCTGTTGACGGGTGTCCAGGAGAGGAAGTCAGAGTCTGTGATCAGTGTTACACCTACTTTCACCCAGA TACTGATGATGAGCTGGAACCTGCTGAAg cAGTGGATGGTAGCCCTGTGGTCACAGAGCAGTCCCTCGATGGGATGCTGCATCTGCCTGAAGTGGTCCATCGACAGTTCCTCCTCAGCACCAACCCTGCACAGAACCAGAATCTGCGGAGCGAGTTCTACTATGAACAG GCTCCCAGTGCATACCTCTGCGTGGCCATTTTATCTCTGCACAGTGACCAAACCGCCTGTGGTCATCAGCTCATCAGCCACTGCCGCTCCTTGTCTCGTAAACTGACCAATCCAGAGGTGGATGCCTGCCTGCTCACTGACATCATGCGGCGGCTGTTGTTCAGTGCCAAGTTAATGTTTGTTAAAGTAGGCCGCAGCCATGACCTCGCCTTATGTGACAG TTACATCAGTAAAGTGGATGTGCTTAAAATTCTGGTGACAGCCAATTACAAATATGTTCCCTCTCTGGATGACATTTTGGAGACCTCTGCTGTCACACGGCTCCGCAATCAGCTGCTAGAAGCAGAACACTACCAGCTAGCTGTGGAG GTGTCAACCAAGAGTGGCCTTGACCCTGGTGGTGTGTGGCAGGCATGGGGAATGGCATCTCTGAAGGCAGGAAATCTTTCAGGGGCACGGGAGAAGTTTGCTCGCTGCCTGAAGCCCCCAGTGGACCGCAACCAGCTCAACTCGGGTCCCTTATTATTGCAGGAGATTGTCCAGCACCTGGAAACCATGGTGCGGCCCTCTCTGGCTATG TCTAATGGTGAAGACATATTGGCATCCCTGCGGGAGCTGGAGGACGCTCTGTGTGAGGTCAGTCCTGTGGAGCGACCGGAGGGGCTGATGCAGAACAGTGTTCTCCACCAGGAGTGTCTCTACTACCTGAATGCATACGGCACTCACCTGGGACTGATCAGCTTCTATATGCGTCATGATTGTGTAACGGAGGCTCTGACATACCTTCTTAAAAGG GAGTGTCCAGAGGAAGTATTTCTAGAGGGTGTGTTGCAGCCCAGTCTGGAACGGGGCCATCTGAGCAAGCTCCAGGGAATACTGGAAAAGCAGGACCCCAGCCTGGAGACATGCAGCCGGTACCTCATTGCTTCCTGCCAGTTTCTTCAGCGACGGGGATACTATCACTCTCTCTACCAGTTTCAGCAGTTCATGACG GATCACGTGCGTGCAGCCATGACCTGTATTCGATTCTTCACACATCGAGCCAGTTCATACCTACAGCTGGGAGAAAAACAG CGTTGGTTGGTCAGAGCCAAAGAGCACCTAAGGACATACCTGCAGGAGCAGCAAGGTCGAGGTTCTGGGAGGAGACGGTCACAGCCCAATTCTTTCAGGAAGATGATGTCATCCAGTGATGTGTCCAG gcaCATGAATACGATTGAGCTCCAGCTGGAGGTAACCCGTTTTCTCCATCGCTGTGAGAATGCAGCAGCCTCCAAGGCCTCGCAGACCAATCCCTCTGCACCCAGTTCACTGCCTACGCTTTTTGGAGGAAGCCCTATGAAAGTAGAAGTTGCCTGCAAG gTGATGCTTGGAGGAAAAAACATAGAAGAAGGGTTTGGCATTGCTTACAGAGTCATACAG GACTTCCAGTTGGAGGCTCAGGCTGTCTATGTGCGAGCTGGACAGTGGCTCATCCGACGCAAGCAGTACGCGTCCGTGCGGCAGCTGCTCAAATGTGTGGGCGAATCAGGCACTGCCACTAAAAACGACTGTGACGCCCTCATCCTCAACTACATCTCCTGTGCAGAGAAAGGACCAGCTGAT GCCAAGGAGCTGGAAAGTCTCATTCTGGagataaaaaacacagaaagcaaG ATCAAAGCCTTCCTGATGTGCAGTAAGCTAAGGCCGGCGTACCTGCTAGCAGTGAAGCTGGAGACAAGCCGTGCGGGCCCGTTGGTCCAGGATGTCCTTCAGGCCGCTGAAGGAGCACAGGACTCAGTAATGCAGAATATCTGCCGCCAGTGGCTGGCTGAACACAACAAGTCATCTCAACCGCGTCAGGGGCGCACCAGGTAA